The nucleotide sequence AAAAGGATACAAACAATATCGTCTGTATCCTTACGACAAGTTATTTTTTTGATGGTCGAACGATAATTTCATTTACATTGACGTATTCCGGTTGTGTTACAGCATAAGCAACGGCTTTTGCGATATCTGTTGGCTCAAGAATTTTTCTGCCTTGATTTTTATCTTTGAAGTTGTCAATGACGGTTTGGTCAGTAATATGATGTGTCAGCTCGGTATCAACTGCACCAGGAGAAATATTTGTTACGCGAATATTCGTGTTTGCCAGCTCTTTCTCTAAGCCCATTGAAATGGCGCGAACTGCGTATTTTGTAGCGCTGTACACAACACTAGATGGAAATACTTCATGTCCTGCCACAGAAGAAATGTTCACAATGTGACCGCTGTCTTGCTTTAACATTGACGGTAAGGCAGCGTGGATCCCATAAAGAACACCTTTTACATTAACATCCACCATTACATCCCACTCTTCTACTTTATCTTTCTCTAGGAAGGAGAGGAGCATGACACCTGCGTTGTTTACATAAATATCGATTTTTCCAAATTCATCTTTCGCCTGCTTGTACATGTTTTCAACATCTTCTCGGTCCCGTACATCTGTTTTCACTACAAGTACTTTTGCTGATGTTGTCTGCTCAATTTCTTTTTTCAATTCTTCTAAACGTTCCACACGCCGTGCAGCTAGGACAACATTTGCGCCTTGCTGTGCCAATTTTGTAGCTATTTCCTTACCGATCCCGCTGCTTGCACCAGTAATAATCGCTGTTTGATCTTGTAAGTGACTCATATGAAAACCTCCAATATGTTTAATGGCCTTTTATTAATTTACCCGCTCACTTGCTTATTCAACCTTAAGATTTCATCCCCATATTCGGTGTGAGCCAATCTGTTGGAATCGAGCCTTTAATTCGCTTGAGATAAATGTTTTCACCGCTTACCCAACGTTCAAAATCAATCTTCACATTCATTGCATTAACGCCAAGCGCAAACCACATTTGTTGCGCCATCGGAAAATAGCTTGTTGTATGAATTGTACCGTCCCAGTTTCCAAATTCCGTTGCAGCAATAGCGTGTTTGGTATGGTTCATAATTTTAAAAGCTTCTTCTGCTGTGTGCCTTGAAAAATCAATCTTTTCAAGCTCTGCCATACGCCTTTTCGACTCAACAAGATGGTAGCGGTTCTCATCAGGCATGAGTTCAAAATGATTCGTACATAGACCGCCTTCCCGTACTTTAACACCGCGTGGCGAACCCTCTACAATTGCATGCTTTCCGCTTGCATCAAACAGGGTGTACATAAATGAATGCCGATGCGGCAAACGTTGTAATGTTTCTACCGCTTCATCTACATCTGCACACGTGTCAAGAACAATGCGAGAAAGAATACAGCATATGAAACCAGGCTCTGCTCGTCGGCGGTTCACAAAGTTATAGCTCATGACTAATCCTTTCTCATTCATGCCGTCAATTCTGCCAATCATCCGCTGTGTCGGGCCAATTGAAGCATAACCGCTTTCTGGTTGCCATAGCAGCAATCTTCCCTCATATGTCTTCGGATGATAATCATAATTTCGAATATAATACTTATCACCGATAACGACCGTACACCCAGAACGCTTCCAATCCATTTGAAAGCCGCTATATTCATGAACTGTTTCATCTAACGACCAGCCAAGACCCTCTGCCAAGCCTCGCAATTCTTCCCACAACCCTGGCGCAAATTGCTGATACAGCTCATATACTTGTTCAGTTTCTGCCGTATACCGGCGCATTGATTGCTTACGCCGCTTGCGGTGATTTTCATAGAGTGGTGATTGCTTTTGGAGACGTCCTTGGAGAAGACCGAGCTCATAATAGGAGCCGCGGCCTTGCAGAACGTCAAGATAAATCGCACTCATGTTGTCTCCTCACTCATCAACTTCTCACGCTTTTGACAAACATTTTCAAACGGTCTAAACCATCTAACACATGTTGTTTCGGTGTTGCCACGTTCATACGTACGAACCCTTTGCCTGTTTCCCCAAATGTGTACCCTTGATTCAAGGCAAGCTTTCCTTCGGTAATTAACTGTTTTTCTAACTGTTTATAATCAAGACCAAGGCTGCGGCAGTCAATCCAAATAAGGTATGTGCCTTCTGGCTTTATCACTTGAAGTTCAGGTAATTGCTCCTGCACAAAATCAACAACTGTTTTAACGTTTTCCTCTACATATTTTAATAAATGATCTAGCCATTGTTCACCATATTGGTAAGCTGCTTCCATCCCAACTAAGCCAAATGTGTTAAGATGGAACATCCCTTGTTTCACTTTCTGATCATTCACCTTTTTACGAATTTGTTCATTTTCAATAATCATATAAGAAGCTTGAAGACCAGCTAAGTTGAATGTTTTACTAGGTGCCATACACGTAACTGTAATCTCCGCAAATTCTTTTGAGATAGAGGCAAACGGGATATGCTTGTGCCCATCAAAAATCAAATCACCATGAATTTCATCGGAAACGATGATGATGTTGTGCTTGACGCAAATATCACCAAGACGCTTCAATTCCTCTTTCGTCCAAACACGTCCCACTGGGTTATGCGGGTTACATAAAATCAGCATCTTTGTTTCTTCATCAATTATGCTTTCTAACTGTTCGAAGTCCATTTCGTAACGCCCATTCTTTTCTTTTAACGTATTTAATGATAGTTGACGGTCATTCTTTTCCACCATCTTAAAAAAAGGAAAATAAACTGGTGGCTGAATGATAATTTTATCTCCCGGCTCAGTTAAAGCATTAATTAAAATACTAATTGCAGGCACAACTCCTGCACTAAAGGAAAGCCACTCCCTCTCAATATTCCAGTTATGACGATTCAACAGCCAATTTATAATGGACTCATAGGTTGAATCAGGGACATGCGGATAACCATATATTCCGTGCTGTGCTTTTTCAATAAGTGCTTTTTGTACGGCTTCTGGCACTTGGAAGTCCATATCAGCAACCCACATTGGATGAAGTTCTTTTCCTCCAAAGATTGCAGAGGCACCATCCCATTTTGCAGAATCTGTATTCCAACGATTATGTATTTGTTCAAAATTCATCGCATATCCTCCTTTTCGAAGCTTCTTCTACTGTTAGTATAGAACAGGCCAGACAAATGCAAAAATATTTCGCTTTGCTTTTCGTTTTTTTCTCCACGTATTATAATCTTAACGATAAGGAGGATTCTAATGCGAAAAACTGAAATCTACATACTCGGCGGGTTTCTCGGCAGCGGGAAGACGTCATTACTGACTCAACTGCTGCAGCATGAAAAGGAATTAAACCGACATGTTGCTGTTGTGATGAATGAAATTGGAGAAATTTCTGTTGATTCAAACGCAGTTTCAGAAGAAACACCATTGAAGGAATTATTAAATGGCTGTGTTTGCTGCTCACTTTCCGGACAATTTGAAGCACAGCTTGCAGATTTACTCTCAAGTTACAACCTAGATGCTGTCTATATTGAAACAACAGGCGCCGCGCATCCAATGGAAGTATACGATGCATGCCTATCACCGATTTTTGCAAATAAAATTGAAATGAAAGGCATTTATTCGATTGTTGATCTAAACCGTTGGAAGCACCAAGAACAGATGAGCATCCAAATGCGCAGACTTATGCATGAACAAATCAAACATGCGGATGTATTACTATTAAATAAAATGGATACGGTAAACGAACAGGAGCAAGGAAGTCTTCTTTATCAAATTCAATCGTTAAACCCAAAAGCGAAAACTTTTTTCACAACGTTCGCAAAGGTGAACCCAGAACAGTTAAAACAATCACCACTAACAGAAAAAGAAGCACACGAACAAGCCCCACATTTGCATATTAAGTCATTTGTTTATACGTTTTCCTCCGCAATTAACCGGACTGCCTTTGAAGATTTTCTACGGACGATGCCTGATACCGTCTATCGTGTAAAAGGTTATGTCAAATTTACGGATGCTGAAAACATTTATTCGTTCCAATATTCCTACGGGGTGCCAATGCTCATGCCAGACCTCATGAAGATGCCCTTAACCCTCGTATTTATTGGGGAAGAACTTGATCGAGAAAAGCTCACACAACAACTGCAACAGCTAGAAGCATAAGAAAATCCGCCTTAAATGGCGGATTTTCTTATTACTGCTCAAATGCTTCCTTTAAGAACCTTGATATTTCTAGCTGTTTTGTTCGAAAGTACTTCGGTGAGGAAATATAAAGCTCTTCCATCGCGCGGGTAATGCTAACATACATTAACCGGCGTTCCTCTTCCACTGATTCATTAACCTGCTCTTCGCTGCTAGCCTTTTCCGTTGGCCTGTCCTCTGCTGCTTCAAGTGATGAACTGTGCGGCAAGATTTGTTCACTTGCACCAATTAAATAAACAACTGGAAATTCTAATCCTTTTGCCCCGTGAATTGTCATGAGAGAGACTGCATCTGGGTTTTCTTGTTTGCGCAGGTTTTCCATTTCATAATGCTTTTCGATAATTTTTTCAACAAAGGCAATATATTTGCGCAAATCTTTGAAATGGCTGGCTGATTCACTTAATTCATCTAATGTTTCTTGAATAATATCTTTATGAAGTGTAAATGTTTGACGTTTGTTATCTTGTAAATAAGCTTCATATTGCCCTGTACCAGAACGAATTTCTTTAATCGCTTCCAATGCTGTCTTCTCTTTTAATGTCTCAATCATTTTAATCCGTTCCTCAAGCTGTTTCTTTTGAAAGGCTTTTAGCTGTGGTAAATCTCGTAAATAATGCAGGGCAGGCTTTCGGTCACCAGTAAGTTCTCCTTCTAACAATTTATTTCGGATAAAATCCAGTGTCCGATCACGGTTTAAATAAAGCGTCGGACAAATCCCCATCACTGCTTCTAAATTATTAGGATTCAAACTAAGCCTTAAATAATCAAGTACTGGCCTTACCAAACCTTGTTCATAGAATAAATCTTTATTGCTGTGCAATACGAAAGGGATTTCCTTCCACACTAATTGGTCGACAATCGCCCGGCTTACAGCATGGGTTCTGTACAGTACGGCTATGTCACGAAATTCCCGTTTGCCATCATTCACATCAGCTACAATTCTTTCAATAACAGCTGTTGCTTCTTCTGTCGTAGTAACCGGGTTTGCATAGGATGGCTGTAAGCCTTTTGTATGTGATGCATTCAACTTCTTCTCATGGCGTTCGCGATTATATTGAATCACTTCATTCCCTAAACCGACAATATAAGGGTTAGAGCGATAATTAATATCCAGTGTTACAATTTCCGTGTGAGGAAAAATGGATGGAAACTCTAAAATAATTTTATGATTTGAACCACGAAATTGATAGATTGTTTGGTCGTCATCCCCAACAACCATTAAGTTATTTCGAGGCTCGGCAATCATTTTTAACACTTCATATTGTGCTAGATTTGTATCTTGAAATTCATCAATAAGAATATATTGAAAACGTTCCTGAAGCCTTGTTCGCAGTTCGTCATCTTCTGTCAGCAAATCGTATGTAAAATATAAAATGTCATCAAAATCCATATAATGATGTTCAATCTTAAATTCGTCATATGATGTATAAATCGCTTTGACCTCTTTTTCAACAGGTGTCGTTGCTTGTAATTTCTGCGGCGGGATAAGCATGTTTTTATAATAAGAGAACTGAGAAAGAAGTGTTTCAGGGTCATACTCATCTTTAAGACCCATCTCTTTTAAAATCTTTTTAATAATAATTTGTTTATGACGTTCATTTGATAATATTTTCTGATCGTAGCCCTTGCTTTTTAAAATACGGAGAAAAACAGAATGAAACGTCCCAACCATCATATGTCGCAGCATCGGTTGTGTAATTCCAGGAATTCTCGTAATACGGTCTTTCATTTCCCCGGCAGCTTTTCGTGTAAAGGTTAAGAGTAATATGTTTTCAGCACGAATTTCTTTCACTGAAAGCATATAACCAACCCGTGAGGTAAGAACCGAGGTTTTTCCGCTCCCAGCACCTGCAAGCGTCAGCAATGGGCCTTCTGTATGTCGAACCGCTTTCAGTTGGTTTTCATTCAAGCAAATACCTTTTTGCTCTAGCATGCGAAAATAGAATGCATCGTTATCTGAAGGTGAGACAAGCTCCACAGTTGTTTTGCGATTTGTTTGCGCAGCTTTTGGAATCATTTTTGCCTGCACCGGCTTCTCTTTATAAATGTCGTTATGTAAGGTCTTTGCGTGACTCATCGCCATCTCACTCTTTCTGCATAAAATCTACGGGTTTCACTTCTCCATTGTACAAAAACTTTTTAAAAAATAAAGGATTTCCTAGGAGAGAAGCACGTTTTACATGTAAATCAGTTTACTTTCATGACTGTTTGCGAGTATAATGAGGGTAGTTAATAGAGGAAAATAAAAAAAGAACCGACGATGCGCAAACATCGACGGTTCCATCTAGCCGCAACCGCAGGAAGAGCGGTCGGCTCATAACAAAAGAGAGTAACTCACCCTAATGCTTGGCCGTTGCAGGGTGGGTTACTTTTTTATTTTATCAATCAACAACACAATAAAATTGAGTAACGCAACGAGGAATATACCAGCTGAAATGACAACTTGTAAATCCTGCACTGTTGGCAGCACCCCCTTTCCTAAAGGGGTACCAACCGCCCACCCTGCTTATGCGACTGTATTTCCATGATACAACAGATCGTACGTTCGCACAATCATACGAAGGACATGTTATCGAAAGAGATGTCAGCCAACAAAAATGACGAACATACCCGCCACAAATAAAATCAGGTACATACCAAATATCACCTCTAATGGCTGTAGCTCAAGACGGTTACTGATCTTAATTTTTTTCTTTGGAAGAGGATAGGATTGCTTTTGACCAGTTGGAATCCATGGGGCACGCTGATAATCGGTTTGAAAATAATTTTGTAGCCCCTTAGCAAGCAAGACAAAAGAACTAGTCGCAAAGATAAGAGCAAACAATGGGATTAATAAAATGTGTTGGTCGTGCCAAATATAACCCCGTGATTGGCCGATAAGCCCTGCCCATTCATTTGTAATCGATAAATAAATCGTTGGGTCTCTCTGGACTTCTGTTCCTCCGATAAAAAGATGAAAAATGCCGAGTTGCCCCATAACTGTCATGACATAGACAATTTCCATCACAAACATAACCAGCAACCCTTCTTTTAATTGAGGAAAAATATGCTTCCAAACGATTCTGTTTCGGTTCGCACCTAAAGTTCTCGCAACCTTTATAAATTCCATCTCGGAAATTGTCTTTGTTTGCTTGCGAACCGAGGCAACAATACTCGGTAAACTAAGAAGTGTTGTTAACCCTATAAAAACAGTCACATGCTGTGAGGGTTCAAGTGATGTTTGAAACGAAATCGGACGCAAAAAGAAATACAAAATTAAAAAGATGGGCACATAGCTCCAAGAATTTTCAACTGCACTCCACCAAGTGAATGGTTTTCGCGATGTTCCAGCGTATAGGCCAATCACACCCCCAATAATAATTTTTAATATGGAAACCGCAAAAGCAATGCCAATCGTATATTTCGCTCCATAAAGAAGCTTCGTTAACAAGTCATATCCAAAATTATCGGTTCCTAACAAATATTCAGTGGTTTCAAACGGACGCATTGGTGGTGCAAGGAGTACGCCCTCACCGTCAATCATTTTGTATTCAGATTCTAATTTGTCCTCTAACGTATAAGGAGCGATTTTATGGCCTCCGATTGAAACAAAAACAAGGACCAATACGAGAAAAAGCCCGACATACAACGGTAGATTTAACTGTTTTAATTTACTCATAGATAAATCCCTTTCTAAACAAAGCTAACAGCAGTTTGACGACACCTAGTACCAATAATGCATCCACTAACAGCGCCAGCAAGCCTAACAGCATGGCTGAAAAATCCTGAACAGCAAATATATAATGAGTAAGTCCAATGATATTCAGTAAGTACTCCACGATGAAAAGGTTTCCAACAGTTAATGAAAGGCCTTTTGTTAATTCAGCATTCAGATACGTTTGCATGTTTCGGTATATGTACTGCATATGAATCGTAGAGCGCTTAAGTCCTTTGGCAACAGCTGTCCGAATATAATCTTCACCGCTAATTTGGATATAGCGCAAATGAATAAGCTTTAAGAAATAAAAAGCTGGTGCAATCGACAAAATCAAAACCGGAAACCAAAAGTCAACTGTCGCTTTATCAGATGTGAGCGTGACAACCCGAATTCCTGTCCATTCATATATTTTTACAGCCAGCATAATTGCAAATAAAATAATTACAAAATCCGGCACTACGGATAAAAGATTGATAAGTGAACGCATGTAACGAAACAATGGAAAGCGCGCCGCAAACAACCCTAATAGTAATGCAAATGCCAACCCTAAACATAGACTTATAAGCAAAACAAAGAATGTACGCACGGTCCGCTCGAAAAATGCAGCATCTACTTTTTCAAACAAGCCTTGCTGTATACTACTTTGAAATAATTCACCGACTTTGTTTAACTTTAATGTAAAGCCTGCTCCTGTTTCGGTAACGATAAATGGCAAGACGGTAATAGCAATGATTAACATGGCCACTACTACACCCTGCATGATGTAATTCTTCAAAATCTCCCTCACCCCTTACTACTCTATTATAATATTTTGACGTAAAATTTAGAAATTTGTCACCCCATTAGGAAAAGTTTTTAAAATTTTGGGCAAATTAATTGCTCTGCAGCATAAAAAACCCTTTGCACAAAAGATGCAAAGGGAAAATTTGTTTATTTATAATGACTCATAAGGGAATGCATCTGGGTCATAGCCCATTCGGTCATTTTTATTGGTTGCTCGCATTTGTTCCATTTCTTCATTTGTTAGCTGGAAATCAAAGATATCTGCGTTTTCAACAATCCGTTTTTCACGCACAGACTTAGGAATCGTCACAACACCATTTTGCACTTCAAAGCGAAGTGTAATTTGAGCTGGTGTTTTCGAATATTTTTCTGCTAATGAAACGATTGTCGGGTCGTCAAACACCTTTCCTCTCATAAGCGGTGCCCACGCTTCTAGTTGAATATTATGTTTTTCACAAAAATCGTGTAAATCCGGTTGCTGAAGAAATGGGTGATATTCAACTTGATTAACAGCTGGCACAACATCACTATCTGCCATTAAGTCTTCTAAATGGCTCACCTTAAAATTACATACACCGATTGCTTTCACAACCCCGTCAGAATAAAGCTTCTCTAACGCCTTCCATGTTTCTTTGTATTTACCAGGAACAGGCCAATGAATGAGATAAAGGTCAATCGTATCAAGCCCTAATTTCTTTAAGCTTCGTTCACATGCTTGAAGTGTTTCATCATAACCTTGCTCTGAGTTCCACACTTTTGTAGTGACAAAAATCTCTTCACGGTTAACCCCAGATTCAGCAATCCCTTTTCCTACTTCTTCTTCATTGTCATAGAAAGAAGCGGTATCAATCAAACGATAACCATGTTGAAGAGCTTTCTTTACAGCCTCGACTGTTTCTTGCTCATTCTCCATTTTGTATGTTCCAAGTCCGAAGTAAGGCATGTTTACACCGTTGTTTAATGTTGTATAGCTTTGAATATTGTTTACCATATTGGCCACCTCCATGATAATTTGCTGCGATTTGACTTACTTTTGTTCCCGACTTGGCGGCGCCATAAATTCTGGGCCAACAGGGTCTTGAATATTGCGTTGTAGGATCTCTTCAATAGCCTGCTTTGTTTCATCATCTAGTTGAAAATCCATCATACTGTTAACTGGCTCAACTTGTTCAGGCTTTCTTGCACCCCATAAAGCAACATTCGATCCTTGTTGGTCTAAGTTCCAGCGTACCGCAAGTGATAGAATGTCTTTATTAAACTGCTCTCTTGCTAGCTTATCTAAATCATCAACTGCCTGCAAATATTGTGAAAACCGTGGTTCTTGAAACTTTGGGTCGTTTTTCCGAAGATCATCTCCTTCGAATTTATGGTCTTTTGACATTTTACCCGTCAACAACCCACGACATAGGCTTCCATATAACAAGGTTGATAGATTATTGGTTTGTGCATATGGAAAAATATCTTTCTCAATGCTGCGTTCAAATAGATTATAAGGCGGTTGAACAGCATGAAGAGGAGCCACCTTCATAAATTCATCTAGTTGTTTAACAGAAAAATTACTGACACCAATCGCTCGAATCTTTCCTTCTTGATAAAGCTCATGCATCGCTTGTGCTGTTTCTTCAATCTCAACTAAGGGGTCTGGCCAATGCACTTGATAGAGATCAATATAATCCGTCTGAAGGCGGCGCAAGGAATCTTCAACTTCCTGCTTAATCCGTTCTTTTGTAGCATTGCGGACTACATTTTCCTCCTCGTCCCAATCAAGTGCAACTTTTGTAGCTAGCACAAGCTTGTCCCGCTGCCCGTATTGCTTCACTGCTTTCCCAACGATTTCTTCAGAACGACCAAATCCATATACAGGTGCGGTATCGATTAAGGTAATTCCTTTATCAATGGCAGAATGGATTGTTTTAATGGATTGCTGTTCATCTGTTCCACCCCACATCCAGCCGCCAATTGCCCATGTACCAAGGCCAATCCTTGAAGCTTCAATCCCTGTACTACCAATTGTTGTATATTCCATACACTCACCTTCCTTTAGTTGAATAAGTACCTCTTGTAGCTATTTCACTTTTTCACCTGCCTAAAACATTAAAAAGAGACTGCAGATATCGAAAACTGCAGTCTCTCTATTAAATTAGCTTGCTTTTCTTATTTTTAACACTTCTTCAGTCGGACGGATAAAGCGAATAAGGCTAAAGAAGATGCCAGCGACAATAAAGAAAACGACCATTCCTAACAGCCCTGTCTTATATAGCAAATCAATTGCAGTAGTTGCATAAATGCTTAAAGCGGCTGAAATGATAAGCGCTGTAACACCTGAACGATTCGAACGAAGCAATGGTTTCCATTGACCTCTTGCATCGATAAGTGTAATGAGTGAAATGGTTGTCATATTTACAATCATCCCAACCCAAACCGGGTGTGTGTTTAAGTAAAACGTTGAAATGTCCCAATTGCTTAAGTGATACCACAGCAACCCTGAAGCAGCTCCTGTAAATAATGAAACAAGCGCTGCTCTTTTTGTTACAATCGGCCAGAATAATGCTGCAATGACTGGAGCAAATGTAGCGGAATTTCGCGTTACCCATGCAAGAACATTCCACCAGGCTGATTGCTCAGCACGAAGTGTCGCAAAGATAATCATTAAACCACTTAATAAAAGTAGCGACCATTTCGTATAACGAACAAGATCTTGTTCATTTGCTTTCGGATTAACCGCTCTGCCAACATCCCGGCCTAGACTTGTTGCTCCAGAAAATTGACAAGGAGCACCCCAGCTAAGTGCAGCAGCCCAGAAACCGAGGAAGAAGAGCGCTGTTAATGGTGCAGGCAATGTTTCCATTAAATAAAGCGGAATGGCTGTTAACCCTCTTGCTTCACCAGGTACCACTGCAGCAGCTGAAACCCCGAATACAATCGCGCCGATTATTAACGGGACACCTATAAGGGCGGCAAGTAATAAACCTTTCTGTCCTTCTTTTTCATTTTTACACGAAAGTGCCATTTGAAAGGCTGCTTGCGCTAATACAACATTCAAAATAAATGTCCCAAACCAAGCAACAATTGTCTGAATCCCGACAGACGTCCAAGAAGCCATTGCTGGTTTTGCTTCAAACAATTTTGTTATTCCATCTATACCTGGATTAAGGAAGAAGGCGTATGTCCCGATACTCAGCATAATAAAGAATACAATGACATTGCTTAGCTGTGTAAAACCAATCGACCACATGCCGCCGAATTGTAAATAGAAAAAAAGCAACAGCGCTGTAATTGCAACTGATACAACAAATGGTACCCCTGTAAAAACACTAAGTGCAGAAGCGAACGCTAGCGACGTTGCGACAGACCACATCGGAAATGTAAAGGCTGTTATTAATCCTGCAAGTGCTTGAACCTGCCTTCCAAAGTGATCACCAATTAAACCAGAGATTGTGACAAGTGCTTTTTTTCGAAACGGTGAAAGAATAACAAATGCAATCAACAATACTTGCACCGTCTCTGCCACTCCATACCACACAGCCGAAATACCCGTTGTATAGCTTAATTCAAGTATCGCAATGTATGAGGAACCAGAAAATAGCCCTGTAATACAAACGGCCACAAACCATTTACCAAAGTTTCTACCTCCAACAAAGAATCCATTTCCGCTTGCAGCACGTTTTCTTGCTAACCGTCCCGAACCAATTAAAAAGAACGTATAAATCAATGCAAATGCAATAAACCAATAACCTGTTTCTGTCATGTGTCTCACTCCCTTTTATTATTTACCACATTAAACCACCTAATATAACCTACTTACTTGGTTTTAAAACTTAAAAAAACCTCTTCAAAAGGAAGAGGGTAAATGACTGACACTCCTCCTCATCTTTCAGACCAATTCGTCTGTTGGAATTAGCACCTTGACAATGCAGGTTGCTGCGGGATCTCAGGACCAGCTTCCTCCCCCGACTCTTGATAAGGAAATACTCATTGAATTATTAAATGTGATACTACATGATTCACGGTTTATTTGTCAATATATTTTTTATAATCTGAATAATAACTTTTCCATTAGAGCTAAGCAACATGGTAAGAAAACAACAAAAAAACCTTAGAGTGAAACCGCAATAATACAAATATCATCATTAGATGAAAGCGAACGATTACAGCTTTGAGTTATTTTGGAAATCAAGGTATTATTCTTATCATGTTCATGCTCCCTTAAAG is from Bacillus tianshenii and encodes:
- a CDS encoding C45 family autoproteolytic acyltransferase/hydrolase, whose protein sequence is MSAIYLDVLQGRGSYYELGLLQGRLQKQSPLYENHRKRRKQSMRRYTAETEQVYELYQQFAPGLWEELRGLAEGLGWSLDETVHEYSGFQMDWKRSGCTVVIGDKYYIRNYDYHPKTYEGRLLLWQPESGYASIGPTQRMIGRIDGMNEKGLVMSYNFVNRRRAEPGFICCILSRIVLDTCADVDEAVETLQRLPHRHSFMYTLFDASGKHAIVEGSPRGVKVREGGLCTNHFELMPDENRYHLVESKRRMAELEKIDFSRHTAEEAFKIMNHTKHAIAATEFGNWDGTIHTTSYFPMAQQMWFALGVNAMNVKIDFERWVSGENIYLKRIKGSIPTDWLTPNMGMKS
- a CDS encoding ABC transporter permease subunit → MSKLKQLNLPLYVGLFLVLVLVFVSIGGHKIAPYTLEDKLESEYKMIDGEGVLLAPPMRPFETTEYLLGTDNFGYDLLTKLLYGAKYTIGIAFAVSILKIIIGGVIGLYAGTSRKPFTWWSAVENSWSYVPIFLILYFFLRPISFQTSLEPSQHVTVFIGLTTLLSLPSIVASVRKQTKTISEMEFIKVARTLGANRNRIVWKHIFPQLKEGLLVMFVMEIVYVMTVMGQLGIFHLFIGGTEVQRDPTIYLSITNEWAGLIGQSRGYIWHDQHILLIPLFALIFATSSFVLLAKGLQNYFQTDYQRAPWIPTGQKQSYPLPKKKIKISNRLELQPLEVIFGMYLILFVAGMFVIFVG
- a CDS encoding ATP-dependent helicase; protein product: MSHAKTLHNDIYKEKPVQAKMIPKAAQTNRKTTVELVSPSDNDAFYFRMLEQKGICLNENQLKAVRHTEGPLLTLAGAGSGKTSVLTSRVGYMLSVKEIRAENILLLTFTRKAAGEMKDRITRIPGITQPMLRHMMVGTFHSVFLRILKSKGYDQKILSNERHKQIIIKKILKEMGLKDEYDPETLLSQFSYYKNMLIPPQKLQATTPVEKEVKAIYTSYDEFKIEHHYMDFDDILYFTYDLLTEDDELRTRLQERFQYILIDEFQDTNLAQYEVLKMIAEPRNNLMVVGDDDQTIYQFRGSNHKIILEFPSIFPHTEIVTLDINYRSNPYIVGLGNEVIQYNRERHEKKLNASHTKGLQPSYANPVTTTEEATAVIERIVADVNDGKREFRDIAVLYRTHAVSRAIVDQLVWKEIPFVLHSNKDLFYEQGLVRPVLDYLRLSLNPNNLEAVMGICPTLYLNRDRTLDFIRNKLLEGELTGDRKPALHYLRDLPQLKAFQKKQLEERIKMIETLKEKTALEAIKEIRSGTGQYEAYLQDNKRQTFTLHKDIIQETLDELSESASHFKDLRKYIAFVEKIIEKHYEMENLRKQENPDAVSLMTIHGAKGLEFPVVYLIGASEQILPHSSSLEAAEDRPTEKASSEEQVNESVEEERRLMYVSITRAMEELYISSPKYFRTKQLEISRFLKEAFEQ
- a CDS encoding putative holin-like toxin; translated protein: MQDLQVVISAGIFLVALLNFIVLLIDKIKK
- a CDS encoding SDR family oxidoreductase, translated to MSHLQDQTAIITGASSGIGKEIATKLAQQGANVVLAARRVERLEELKKEIEQTTSAKVLVVKTDVRDREDVENMYKQAKDEFGKIDIYVNNAGVMLLSFLEKDKVEEWDVMVDVNVKGVLYGIHAALPSMLKQDSGHIVNISSVAGHEVFPSSVVYSATKYAVRAISMGLEKELANTNIRVTNISPGAVDTELTHHITDQTVIDNFKDKNQGRKILEPTDIAKAVAYAVTQPEYVNVNEIIVRPSKK
- a CDS encoding PatB family C-S lyase, producing MNFEQIHNRWNTDSAKWDGASAIFGGKELHPMWVADMDFQVPEAVQKALIEKAQHGIYGYPHVPDSTYESIINWLLNRHNWNIEREWLSFSAGVVPAISILINALTEPGDKIIIQPPVYFPFFKMVEKNDRQLSLNTLKEKNGRYEMDFEQLESIIDEETKMLILCNPHNPVGRVWTKEELKRLGDICVKHNIIIVSDEIHGDLIFDGHKHIPFASISKEFAEITVTCMAPSKTFNLAGLQASYMIIENEQIRKKVNDQKVKQGMFHLNTFGLVGMEAAYQYGEQWLDHLLKYVEENVKTVVDFVQEQLPELQVIKPEGTYLIWIDCRSLGLDYKQLEKQLITEGKLALNQGYTFGETGKGFVRMNVATPKQHVLDGLDRLKMFVKSVRS
- a CDS encoding GTP-binding protein, which gives rise to MRKTEIYILGGFLGSGKTSLLTQLLQHEKELNRHVAVVMNEIGEISVDSNAVSEETPLKELLNGCVCCSLSGQFEAQLADLLSSYNLDAVYIETTGAAHPMEVYDACLSPIFANKIEMKGIYSIVDLNRWKHQEQMSIQMRRLMHEQIKHADVLLLNKMDTVNEQEQGSLLYQIQSLNPKAKTFFTTFAKVNPEQLKQSPLTEKEAHEQAPHLHIKSFVYTFSSAINRTAFEDFLRTMPDTVYRVKGYVKFTDAENIYSFQYSYGVPMLMPDLMKMPLTLVFIGEELDREKLTQQLQQLEA
- a CDS encoding ABC transporter permease subunit, which codes for MKNYIMQGVVVAMLIIAITVLPFIVTETGAGFTLKLNKVGELFQSSIQQGLFEKVDAAFFERTVRTFFVLLISLCLGLAFALLLGLFAARFPLFRYMRSLINLLSVVPDFVIILFAIMLAVKIYEWTGIRVVTLTSDKATVDFWFPVLILSIAPAFYFLKLIHLRYIQISGEDYIRTAVAKGLKRSTIHMQYIYRNMQTYLNAELTKGLSLTVGNLFIVEYLLNIIGLTHYIFAVQDFSAMLLGLLALLVDALLVLGVVKLLLALFRKGFIYE